The DNA sequence CTGAAAGAACACGTTGCCTATAAAGGCAGTTGAAGCAGCAAAGAGTCCAAGAAAAGATCAGGAACAACTCTCAGACCACCGGTGGAGCGTTGCTAGTGAGTATGCTGGAGACATTGAGAAGATGTGGAAAACAATCATTGGCCTATACTCAATCAAGCTTTGTCATTAATGGCGCTCACTGGACAATTTGAAGTCACCGATCGGATAGAATCGGTCAGGGCTAAAGGCGGGATTAAATTGCACTATAGGACTAAGGATTTCCCCACCATAGAGGGGCAATTGACATCATCCCGCTGGATGGACCTGCCCTAACATTCGGTGTCTTCTGGTAGCTTATAAATTGTCTTGTTTACCCCTCGTTTATAAccttttcctcttgctctttttctGAATTCATTGTTCTGACTCTTTATTTTACTATACTGGAATAAaatatctctttttctcctcaaTTGCACAAAATGGCCAGCCTTCAGCACACCAAGTGAGTGCCCGCGTGCCCCTGGACCCTCAGGtacagaaaaaagaaacatcaGTTAACACGAGTCCTAAATTATAGGAAGACTTACACCCTGAACACAGGGGACAAGATTCCCGCCATTGGTCTGGGAACCTGGCAATCCAAGCCCAACGAGGTCCGCGAAGCTGTTAAGAATGCTCTCCTGAAGGGCTACCGCCACATCGATACGTACGTTCCATCCCCGTCAACCCACGCCCACCAGGAGTAGAAACAGTCAAACTAACCCAACCAGCGCTCTCGCTTACGGCAACGAAGCCGAAGTTGGCCAAGGCATCAAGGACTCCGGCGTGCCCCGCGAAGAGATCTGGATCACCACCAAGCTAGACAACACCTGGCATCACCGCGTGTCCGAGGGCATTGAGTCCTCCCTGAAGGACCTAGGCGTGTCCTACGTGGACCTTTACCTCGTGCACTGGCCCAGCAGCACCGACCCCAACGACAAGTCCAAGCATCTCCCTGACTGGGACTTCATCAAGACATGGCAAGAGATGCAGAAGCTGCCCGCCACCGGCAAGGTCCGCAACATCGGTGTCTCGAACTTCGGTATCAAGAACCTTGAGAAGCTCCTTAATGACCCTAGCACCAAGATCGTCCCCGCCGTCAACCAGATCGAGCTGCACCCTAACAACCCCTCGCCGAAGTTGGTTGCCTACAATACCTCCAAGGGTATTCACTCCACTGGGTACTCTTGTCTTGGTTCCACGAACTCGCCCCTGTACAAGGACCCTACGCTGCTGCAGCTcgcggagaagaagggcaagacgCCCCAGCAGTGTCTGTTGCAGTGGGGTATTCAGAAGGGGTGGAGTGTTATTCCTAAGTCTGTTAGCAAGGAGCGTATCGATACTAACTTTGAGCTTGATGGGTGGAACCTGACTGATGAGGAGGTTAACCAGCTTGATAACTTAAAGGATCGCCGCAAGGTCTGTGGTGATAGCTGGCTTCCTATTAAGGTTTTcttcggtgatgatgagtAGATTATGATCTTGCGATATTACGGTCAGATGGCATTAAAATATAGATATCCCTGGATTTGAATTGTATATACAAAGGGGTCCATTGATAAGCTCAACGTACGCACCATAGTAGTCCGACATTCTCAGAACATCTCATACTCACATTTAACAAttagaaaataaatcaaaTATGATTGTCAAGTTTGCGGCCTGCACAACTGGGAAAAGACGACCAATTGTTGATGTATCTGATAGTCAATCATATTTTGTGTATTTAATACACTGCATAGACAATCCTTGTCCAGAAGTAACAGGGGAACCTGATCCGCCATCCAATCAATATAGATACCTATAATCCGTAGTCTTATACTTGCACTAAAGTGGAATGGCGGGAGGAACCGGATGGTCACGTGGCACCGGGATGACTCGAATGACGCAGTGGCGATCATGTGCTGCACCGCCACCGTATGCCGTTATCATCAGGCACCCAccgtcatcctcctccatctccttggATCCCATATTATCCATTTCGTAGAtggtttctccatctttgcGTCTACCTTAGACCATCTCTCCTCATAAACGTCAGGATGCCGCCTTCCAGCGGGCACCTGCTGCTCCCAAAGTTTTGGAGAGCAGCTAGGTGAGTAATCACTTATCCACTCTATCCGGACTATATCTCCGTTCTAACGCCGCCCCAGGTTTGCCTACGAGAAGGCCTGCAAAACCATAAGGACAAAGTTCCCAGAACAAGTCCAACATGGAAGCCTTCGATTTCAGCCAGCCTTTGCACGTATAACCCCGAATCAGCCGATCAACCGCGCTGCAGCAATTCGCCAGGCCCGTCGCCGTCACTACTCCACTCGTGCGAGAGCCTTCGTTTCTTATCTCCGGACTGGACTGCAGGGTGACCGCGCTGCCTATAAGACATCCCGTGTTGCGTCGAACATCAGCCGTCTTACCACTCAAGCACCCTTTGCATCAACTCTTCGTCCAAACTTGACCGGCGGGACTCTCGGCCGTACGGCGGGAGGCTATACTATAGGAGCCGGCCGGATTGGGGGTGCCCGGTATTTCTCACATGGCCCAGCTGCACCCGCTCAGGTCATTCAAAATGTGTCCATGGGTGTCCGGGCATTCTTCCTGTCTGGACAGAAGGTCCGGTTTGATGGCATCGACGAAGTTAGCGGAAACAAGAAGTACAAAGCCGTGAGCGCACTTCAAGATCAGGCCGAGCGGAAGATGACCGGAATCCCTCGGACTGCACCGGGATCATTTGTTGACTTCCAGCTCTCCCCTACCATCACTGCCTTTGGTCTGCAGAAGAAGTTTGATCCATCCGGAGCCTTCGCTTCTGATACCATCAACTCAGACGGTCTTTTGGACTTCCTCTCTGCCGACTTTGCGCGTGCTCTTAAGGACTTGGCCGCTGTACTCAACGACCTCAAACGCCTGTCAACCCTAGGTGATCTTCCTATCTTACTTCACGACAAGTCGACGCTCCGGGTGAGATTTCCTGGTTGTGACGCAGTCACTGTCGAACGACTCTGTGACGAGGTTGGAGTTCAACGAGGGAAGATCATGCAAGACGAGGACTTCGATGCTCGTACAGGTGCTGACCTTGCCCTCCTGTTCCCCTTTGCTCCCAGTGTTCCCGCGTCTCCAGAGACAGTGGATTACCTCTTCTCGAAGGGGCCCTATGAGCCACAAGCTCCCGAAGAAGTTGATTGGCAGGCTATGATGTCTTCAGAGACCAACTCAGAGGCTTCACCTGAGTTTCGAGGAAACCCTGGGTCGAAGCTCAGTTTCGAGGACGTAACCCTGTTCGGCGAGAATCCGTGGCAGCaatcctcatcgtcatctggATATTCAAGTATCAACATCAGCGAACTCGGCGACCGCGCATACTTCAATGAGATCTCGAGCACCGGGCTCCCTGAAAGTGCTTCAGAATATGAAGGATCGGACGGGTTGCACCGATTTCTTGCCGAATGTAACCGTGCTCCTCCAATTTCTTAGCTACTTGCGCTTCCATGTTGTTCCATACAGGCTTTGACAGTCTTTTCCCataatttcttttgttcatgTTTGTTCGAAGCAGACACCATAATTGAGGTGTGCTCAACTCTGTTGCTCTGTTGCTATTAATGATATCTAAATCAATTGAATCATCGACTACCTGTCTACCTACTTCGTAAATCAACTCATGTcttgtatgtactactacCTATCCAATATCAGGTTCGCACTCTGCCCATTCCCCATCCGGCTATAAAGATAGCGTGATCATCTTCTATTAGATCAAGCACGCTTTCGACGCCAAATCAAATCTCAGGCCGGGAATAAGCCACGTCTTCTACACCGTAACGGAATTGATGGTCATGAATCACTTGAGACTCTAGGAACTTGCTATGAAAATAACAACATTTTTTGCCAATTGCCATTTCACGGGGCGGGAAAAGATCTACGCGATTTTAGAGAGTAGACGAAAGTAATCAGGCAGCTGAATGCTCGTGGTATAGAAAGGTTTGCTGTATCATTGGCTCTGGTTGATGCTTCTAGTGTATCAATACTACCTTTGAAGAAGATTCTTCCACAAACCAACGGCAAGAATTGCATGATACTAGTCTTTACATTACATTAGACCGCACAGCAAGAAACCACTATACGATGTCTTAGACACAACGAAACGCAACTTGCTCAGCTGAATAACAATCATGAGGAATATCAAATCCTCCACAATTCAAAAATACCCATTTAGTATGTAAACAGGAATTCCAAAAACAGACAAGCATTGTTATGCTACAAGCAAGTCCAAGTCGTGCTCTATACCCAGCTCTGAAACGGTTACTTGCCCAATATTTATTCCCACCACGGAGTCTCTAgtattcattttccttccaaagaatggatggatCGTTCCTCTTGATTGGGTCAAATCGAATGATGACATCGCCACCGCTTGTCCGTCCAGCAAGCTTTGGTTCATACCCAAGATACGATTTCTGATCGATAATTCTCTTGATTTCACTCTCCTTCAAGTGTGAAAAGCCAGTCAGTGTAAACCTTTGGGACTCGGGGTTCCACTTTAGTGTCATTTGTGGATTTTTGGAATGTAGGAGTTCGAAGAGTTGAGTAGCTGCATCCTGGCCTGTCTCTCCGAGGCTGCTATTCACTTTGGGTGCAGCGGTGGTCATCTTCGTACTGGGATTTTGAGATGTTTGTGAGGACTCTTTGACAGTTGGAAGGTAGGGAATGTCACAAGTGGAgtatttctttgttattcTATGATAAATCGTCCGAGGAGATGGGAATAAGGTCTTGATTTCATTCATATTCTGCTGGCCATGAGACCCTACTTATATGTCTAAGACacaaagaagtcgaggacAAAAGGTATCAGCCCCTGGGTCTAAAACATAGCCAAAGCACATTGTAGTGAAAGGAAACAATCAGATATCATAATCAATACCTAGCGGTGATCGAGCTATATTAGGAGTCATTTTTTGTTACATCACGCGGACAACAGCAATTGATTTCCATTgcaagcaaagagaaaagtccCCAATCGATGGTTTAGAAAAAGGCATTTTCCATGTCTGGATTCCGACTGAACACTTCAGCCACCTTATCGAGAATGGAACCAACTTTATTCCTTATATAGTTCGCCTCTAGTTGCGAGATGCGGCTAACTCGAGCGGCAGCGCGCAGATCCATGCGAACATATAGTCTGCGTATAGTGGATTATCAGAGAAATCCATCTGGACAGCACGATGCTGAAGATAGAATTTGAGCACTGTAATGATGCCTGATCAGGAAGGTGGACATTGTGAGGCGTTTTGAAGCGCAAGGCGGACTGAGGGGTATTGGGCTGTCTCTGTACAACGCTGGACACCATCTCCCTCTGGACTGAGTCTCTAGAGATATAAACCTATCCCTTACGAAAACGGGTATTTGAGGTTATGAAATGATTTTGGAgatactactagtatcaAGTTGATCTATCGAAGCTCCATAATCGTACACTAATTAGGTATAATATTTCTGCAAACTTTACAAATTGAATATCTCGCGACAAGGCTTAATAGACTGCAACGTGACCTCTTGGTGCATCCAGAAGCTTACTCCGTAAGCCGAAGTGCTATTTGGCGAAAAGCTCCGATACAAGCCAAAGGCTTTGGACTGCACCTCTTCTAGATCTGAAGGTGACTCAGGGTTCAGGCAAGCAGGCAGGTAAGTTGCCCGCAGGCAGGCGGTGGCAAGCTCTAAGCCCAGTATATTATTGACGGTCCTTCCCCATGGCAACTCGGCCCGTGGAGCCGTCTACATTTAATTGTATGATTTCTTGCAGAAACTACTCCGCATCTTGGCACCATCTGACGGACAGCTCTTTCCAGCTACATACACAAGTCACGGACCGAGTGTGTctcaacatctgcatctcaGATGGAGATCAGCAAAGCCTAAAGCCAGTGACGACGGTACCTAGGTATGTGTGGTTGTGTTCCTGGATTCCTTGTTCCGGAAATACTCAGTCGTTGATCATTCTAGTTAGACGGAGAAATTATGCACATTTCCCGGCTGACAGCCCTGTACATGAAACAAGAAATGTTTGGGGTTTCTTCAGTTATTAAAGTCTGCATTGTAGGGCTTTTTCCATATAATAATTTTCCCAGATATTGTTAACAAGTCTCTGGGATCATAAGGGTATTGATCACTTGTTTGCACTATCCCGGCATAAGATGCTGCCTGTGGTGTCGGCTTTGGTCCCGGGCAACACATAGCCTATTTACACGCGTCTACGCAATAGTTCCAGGACGCTATATCCGGTCAATTGAATGTGAAAGTTTCCTGACCTGCCAGGTACAAACAATAAACAATCGCACTAAGCCTTGAGAAGTACCGATGTGATGACGATCACCCACTCCGCTCCCATTCCGGTACGGGGAGAATCCGCCTCGGCTACTGAAGCGGCAACACCTCCATCTGAAATGAGAAGGATCAAATGGGATGTATGAACTGAAGACCCGGTGACATCTGCCTTTAGCCGAATCACATTACTTTGGTCTCCGGCAGTTCTTCTGAATGGCATGCATTTAGACGGAGAAATGCATATAAATATGACTCCACATCCTGTTCCAGTCCGGAGTTCGGTACACCAACTCACCATCTCCAGAGCAGTGTGAATAGCAAGTTATCCTATCTGTTCATTATGCATACCCTCAACATGCAGGCCCTGGTGGCTTTGTCacccttgctcttctccgcTGCCACGGCTCTTCCCCAAGCGAGCGTCACCCCATCTCCTTCGTCGTCCGTTCCGGCGTCAAGCGGCCCTGCTCCTACGGCAACAGCAGGCGGAAATCCCTTCGAGGGATATGATCTCTATGTGAACCCCTACTACAAGTCTGAGGTTGAGAGTCTTGCCATTCCATCCATGACCGGCTCGCTAGCTGAGAAAGCCAGCGCTGCAGCGAATGTTCCCTCATTCCACTGGCTGTATGATCACCTTTCTATACGATTAAACCAAAGCAATCGCTAATAAACAACCTTCCAGTGACACTACAGACAAAGTCCCCCAGATGGGCGAGTtcctcgaggatatcaagaccAAGAACGCCGCTGGAGCGAATCCCCCA is a window from the Aspergillus oryzae RIB40 DNA, chromosome 6 genome containing:
- a CDS encoding uncharacterized protein (predicted protein), which produces MNEIKTLFPSPRTIYHRITKKYSTCDIPYLPTVKESSQTSQNPSTKMTTAAPKVNSSLGETGQDAATQLFELLHSKNPQMTLKWNPESQRFTLTGFSHLKESEIKRIIDQKSYLGYEPKLAGRTSGGDVIIRFDPIKRNDPSILWKENEY
- the gcy1 gene encoding putative glycerol dehydrogenase Gcy1 (aldo/keto reductase family proteins), whose translation is MASLQHTKKTYTLNTGDKIPAIGLGTWQSKPNEVREAVKNALLKGYRHIDTALAYGNEAEVGQGIKDSGVPREEIWITTKLDNTWHHRVSEGIESSLKDLGVSYVDLYLVHWPSSTDPNDKSKHLPDWDFIKTWQEMQKLPATGKVRNIGVSNFGIKNLEKLLNDPSTKIVPAVNQIELHPNNPSPKLVAYNTSKGIHSTGYSCLGSTNSPLYKDPTLLQLAEKKGKTPQQCLLQWGIQKGWSVIPKSVSKERIDTNFELDGWNLTDEEVNQLDNLKDRRKVCGDSWLPIKVFFGDDE
- a CDS encoding uncharacterized protein (predicted protein), yielding MPPSSGHLLLPKFWRAARFAYEKACKTIRTKFPEQVQHGSLRFQPAFARITPNQPINRAAAIRQARRRHYSTRARAFVSYLRTGLQGDRAAYKTSRVASNISRLTTQAPFASTLRPNLTGGTLGRTAGGYTIGAGRIGGARYFSHGPAAPAQVIQNVSMGVRAFFLSGQKVRFDGIDEVSGNKKYKAVSALQDQAERKMTGIPRTAPGSFVDFQLSPTITAFGLQKKFDPSGAFASDTINSDGLLDFLSADFARALKDLAAVLNDLKRLSTLGDLPILLHDKSTLRVRFPGCDAVTVERLCDEVGVQRGKIMQDEDFDARTGADLALLFPFAPSVPASPETVDYLFSKGPYEPQAPEEVDWQAMMSSETNSEASPEFRGNPGSKLSFEDVTLFGENPWQQSSSSSGYSSINISELGDRAYFNEISSTGLPESASEYEGSDGLHRFLAECNRAPPIS